The DNA window TTACATTAAGATGAATTGAACAAAAGCATCATTAGTCTTGTCTTGTCGAATGAGCTCTAGAACTTCATTCGAGGCAATAACATAAACCTAAATACTTGAATTCCCCGTTTGACTCAGTTTCGCCAAACAATCAACAACTTTGTTAAAATCTCTAGGAACGTACCTGATGCACCATTGCTTTTCAGTTCTCATAATTCTTCGAACGCTTCTGAGCACAGTAATATCAGAGTCTGTCATCATATTTTCTTGTAAAGTCCTAGCAATCTCCAAATTATCCGTCTGAATCGTGGGCCTTTTAAAACATTTGCTAAGCATCACCAGTAGACCATCTAATATTCCCCAAAGTTTCGCTTCGAAGATTGAGCATCATCCCAAACAACGATTAAACCAAAGATTCAATTCCCATGTTGATCGCGTAAAACACCCCCAACAAAAGCTCTCCTATCACCGCTAGTAACTGCATGAACAAATTAACCCACATATTGGCCATGTGTGTTTGAGAAGCAGTTGTTAGAGGGGATTACCAGTTGCCTCTATGACTAAGATCGAACTGTTGCGCCTAACCAATGTAAACCTTAACAGTTTCAAGAGCCGTCCAAGTGATGCATTGAAAAATGAACAAGTTATTGTTTTTCCAAATACGCCATGCAATTAGCCCGAAGAGACAAGACTAAAAAACCCTCGTCCAGACAATCACACATTTGATTAAAGATTAGTAGTCAACCAATCTTGTAAAAATCTGAAAAAGAAATGACTTTGCCTATCGCTAGGAATTACTTGTAACCAAGCTTTCTTCGCAGCCGAGCAATCTTTAAGAGCATGAAGAGTATCCTCAATTTCACAACCGCGATTAGGACAAGAGCTATTATGGTCGATTCCCCGCCTAGAACGCTCCAAAATAGTTAGAAGCCTTTGCTTAAAAGCTAACCAAAAGAAAATCTTTACTCTCTGCGACCCCTGaccttaatatatttattaatttaaaaaaggtTTTACTCACTATTTGGCCTCTGAACTGTACTCATTTTCCCATTTTagtacatgaatttttttttcgttATGGTATCTATATTTTACTCTGTTACATGTTTTATTACCTAAAAGTTAATGGCGCTAAAACAAGTTGGCCAATGAAAACATGTCATGTCATGAACAACACGACACATTGATTGATAGCGTGAAAAGTTTACCAAAGTTAACTAATGTTGACCATGTTAATcgataaaaaattgtaaaaatttatgaaaattattaaaaaatactaaataattataaaaataattaaaaagtggTCTCGGGAGCTTATATTATTCATTCTGGGTTGATgggttttttattttggttttatataTGATTTGTAAAAAAACATTAACTATGGGAATaaagtatatattttataatttttccaatttttaaaaagttgttgaaatttataaaaaaatgtaatatatttaaaattttataaaaaaattaaaaattataaaaacatatactTCATTAAAACACCTACTCCCATagtcaaattttctttttcttttttacaaattgtaaagaaagccaaaagaaaaaaaactcacTAGTCATTATTGAATAATATAACCTTCTAAATCacaagttttaattattttaatatttttttattttttttcatatttctataagttttcaaaattttaattttttttattttttaaatatttttagatattttgttgattttctacattttaaatgattttttgcTTCATCAACATGAGTCAATGTCAGTCAACTTTGGTCAACCTTCCATATTACCGATCAGCATACCACATTACCGGTCAATATGCAAAGTCATAGATGACGTGGTGTGTTTTTATtggttagatttttttaaaaggtCCTAAAACGGGTAATAGAGAAAAGTTTATATCTTAAAATGGGACAAAAAAGATTTAATATCAAAGTGAGaaaaagaatataattcaagagCAAAATAGTCTGTAAAGGTactttaaaataactaaaatactagttaataaaatcttattaaaaatttgacttgtaatttgaatttatttttgtgGTCACATTATCCTCGGTAAGAATTTATTTTTTCACTATTATATTTGGGCAAAAATTTGATAAGTGTAGGTGGATTTGGTAGGGGTGAATAATCAGTTTGGTCGATTTTTTTACAATTGACTTGAACACATTAAAACCgaatcaattaatttttattgataaaacCGATCAAAGTGAACTAATATagattttatcaaatattttgattaaccaacttaatttttattttatatatttattataatatatatttttaaatcattaaaacataatataatataatccgTTTTTTCGGTCAGTTCAGTTCTAGAATTCAGAAATTGAGAATTGATCGGCAAAGCCGACTAAATTGAGGATGAAACCAACAAAACCATCCCACTTGACAAAATCGAAATCAAAAATGGATTGTGTCGATTTTTTGATTAAAATCGAGTTTTACTCTCCCCTAGGATTAGGTGCTGATGGTTAAATTATGCTCGAAAAGACTTTTAAAtttgttatgtttatattttaggtGTTGCTATTTAAATTTGTTTCCCCGAAGGGACAAGTCAGGAGTACGCCAGAGAAGCGCGACGAAAGGGGAAACTATGCATACGGTGGACTTAGTTGGACAAGTGGCGTATTGTAGGATTACACCATATAAGTCTGTTTTATTAAACTTCtgaattgtaataaattattatagaTATGATGTATTATGTTTAAATACATTTTCTTGTTTCTTTAATGATAACGATTTACGATAAATGTTAAGGAAAATGTCTTGTGTTAAAAGTCTAAGAATGTTGtttagaaattttgttaagtgaattgtGTAATAACACCCAAGATCCACACCAGAGAATCATGTTAGGTTAAGGGCATTACACATTTGTTGTGGATTTCCAATCTAACCTCTTCTGTGATTTTGGCGTGTTATCGAATGGAATAGCTCTTATGAGCGAATTGGCGTGTTCTCGATAAGTTACTCGCGTATTTCTTTTATTCAGAGTGGTTTATTGGGTTGAATGTTTTCTGAATGAAATGTTTATGATATGTTATATGTTTGAATGCGATGTACTCACCTTATATACATAAATGTGTTGGCAAGATGTGGAATTTAGAtaagttatatgtatatatataaaaaaaatgttttggcGAGGTGAGTTTTTTTATGCTTTAAACCTATGAGCTTGCTATGCATATCTAATCTTTACCTCGTTTaatttcctctttcttatagAGTAGTTGGCGGAACTCGATAGGCAGATTGATCTACAACTTACACTATCCAACTTCTGTTCCAGTAGAATTATTTTAACTCTGCATTGGGTctagtggcatgtacatagaatGTCTATTCTGcaaaattgaatgtgaaatgaataGTAATGGattgaatgttatatatatactttttcgTGATGCTTGTTCAGTGTTGACGTAGACAATTAGCACGCTTGAAATGAAAATGATTGCATGTATTGAACATGCTAACTTATTTTGATAATTGATGGAATTAAAATGCGGACCACGTTATCTTCGTTGATTTTGGCATGGTGTCCAAATGCGACTCTATGTGGTGGATAAATTTAGATCGTGTGGTCACAGCGTTCATATTAAGTACAAGAATATGGCGAACTCCCTTCCGCATTCATTTGGCGGAGGGCTTGAGAGGACATTTTTTGGCAGACCACCTTGGCATGCTCCACTGGAAACTTTCAAATGAAAACTATAAATCACCTAAAACTAAGGATGTCTATTTTAAAACCTAATCAGTCTCGTTCAAGTTATAACCTCTAATATATGTGTGtaatctaaataaaattatataaaaaaaattgatggttgTGCATGTGAATGTCTCTGTTTTACTGTAACATCTCATAAATCAGGTTCAGTGACCAAACTAGAcgagaggtgttacatttggaCTCTTATTTATGATTCTTTGTCTCTTAGAACACACTTCAATCAGTTGTCTTTCCTTTGGACTCGTAAGAGAGCAAATGAGACAACTCATTCTCTTACTAGGGTGGCCTTATTCTATGTGAACTACACTAAGTATGATATTCCTTCCACTAATCTTCTTTTTGTTATTAGTTCGGATACCAATTCAGTTTTAACTAGTGAAAGAGATGAATATATGATCGAGTGTATGGTAAGTCTGTTTGGTTAAGATTAGTTTTAGGTCTTTCCCTTTatggattttatatatatatttaatataaatcttGTTTTACTTAAAGAAATAATTTGACAATAATTAAgattaatttgaatttgaattaaaaaaattgctaatttttttggtttaaagaAATTTTCTATTTGTCATATGCAAGttacaaaattatattaaaaatatatttagctTAGACTCATAAATCTCAAGAATAGTAGAAGCTAACGAAGCAAACTAAAAACCTAGAATTAAAACCAAGGCATACGAGCCAAGAACATTTGACCAAAAAAAAGCCAAGAAACATAACACCAAACTTCACTCGAAGCTTGCACATCAAACTCACATAACATCAATATCGAGTTATCAATTCGGAGAGACAAAGGTTGAAATTGGTTAGCAGAAGCACAAGCATTAGAAGAGTCAAGCTCGCAAATTGAGGCATTAGCCACTAGATTAGGAGTCATTTTACTGGTGCATTGACTCTCGCAAACAAAGCCATGCTCTCCTCAACAAACCATCGAACTCCAATATAAATGGAATAGAGAGAATAAAGAGCTTTTAAGGACTAAAAAACGTTTTCCTCCCCAAATGAGATAATAAGGAGTCGACCCATCAAAATAGaagtaaatgaaaaatgataGTGTTCTTCCAACTAGTCAACCATGTTTGTGGTAATGCTTGTTATTATATCAAAAAAACAAGTTGAAGAGGAGGAAAAACAAGggaatatatgaatatatgaaagGAGGAATAAGATGAAGAGGTTGGAATAAAAAAGTAGAGGGAAGATTGGAGAGAGGAGGGGCGGACGGCGCACAACAATCCAAATAGAAGTTGGTTGCACGATGGCTATAACAGAGATGAGGGGTTTTAaggtttctttaaaattttagggagaaaaagaataaattttgaaaagagAGATAACACTTTGCTAAGTTACTGTTAAAGTTATTAGAAACTTGTTTGATAGTGCCAAATTTaaatagatattatttttaactaaagataaattatatgcatgaatttaaCATATGCAGTTTTAGTACAATGTTGCCAACGAGGTGTTGATATTGTCGAAAAAGGCTAAGGCTCTAACTTTTTAAGTAAccatggatcatttttgtacaattataTTTCTTTGCTCATTTGTGTTTGAagaaatatttataattgtaattagaataaatattataataaaataaaaatttaaattattctcCCCAAAGTGAAAGCACTGAATCCTAGACAAACGAAGTGTTGTGTCAAGGCTTGACCCATTCAATTTGATCTGAATTATAAGGCAATCCAATTAAATGCACCACAAGTGTTATTTAATTGCGGGCATTTAGGCTTTAGTTTTGTTTGTTACACTAAATTTTAGGCACACATGATAAGGTGGTGAAATTAACcttaaagaaaactaaaaaaaaaaaagcacccAGAAAAAGCCTCAAGAGCAAATCGGGATGATTCTTCATTCATCCACAAGCCACATCGTTTGATTCAAGATTTCCTATTCAGCTTCCTGGCGTAGTTCATTCAATCCATTAACTACAAACAATTTCATTCGCTATTTACAATTTCCCGATTTAaatctaaaacatatttctttATTAATTTGCGTAATACAAAATAAATGGTCGACCGAGCAAAAATGGCGACCGATGATATTCCATTGGATGACAAGGCCAAGAGAATGAGAGATCTATTGTCAAGCTTCTACTATCCATATCATGGTTCATCTCCCAAAGCTCATTCAAATTACGAAAACTTGGATTCCATCAATTCCGCATCTTTCGATCCTGAGCACTACATGAACCTTCTCGTACGCCTCTCCTAATTCTCTTTATCGAAATCATGGTTAAGATTTAAAGCAATTCTAATGCTagatttatagattttttttatactgAAGTCTGTTTGGACTAATGATGTATTAGACTGGATTTGAATTGGAAGGTTTGTTCCTTTACAGCATGGATTGGATTAAATCTGTAGGTACAAAAGTCGAATTTGGAAGAGCTTCTTCGGAAGCATGTTGAAATGGCAGCCGAAATCAAGAACCTTGATACTGATTTGCAAATGTTGGTTTATGAGAATTACAACAAGTTTATTAGTGCCACGGATGCAATTAAATGGTAACTTCTTTCAATCTTTGAAATTGTTAGTAACAATTGGCCTGCAACTATATTTAGTGAACGAATAGTGGATACTCCCTTGTTTCATCAAGATTTACGATGTTGTATTAACTGGTTTTcaactataatttatttaagaaCTCTAACTCAAACATTGATTTTTACAGGATGAAAAGTAATATTGTAGGCATGGAAGCAAATATGGAGCAACTtcttgataaggtgtgtaagaataTTTTCGCGTCATCtctatgtgaaaattttaaaacaatgcaTTCAAAAGAAACGTAAAGAGAGGATTATTGCAAAGAATAGATTTTCTTCATCTGTGATTGTAGATAATGTCAGTGCAATCTAGAAGTGATAGGGTCAACACTTCTCTTTTTGAGAAAAGAGAACACATTGAGAAGTTGCACCGAACAAGGAACCTTCTGCGTAAAGTTCAGGTATCGAAAAATGTTTGTGGTGAATTGTGAGTAACATGACAATAGTTATAGAACTAAACTGAAAGTAGGTTAACCAAATGTAGCCATTATAAGTGTCGTGCAATATTTTATCAAACAATCAAGAGTAAAGGCTATGACATTTATGCGTTTTAGATGTTACTGCACAAGGGAAATTTTCAGATTGGATAATTATAATATTActttaagtttatatatgaatGGGTGAGATTCGAAATTTGTTTTATGTGAAAAAGAACAGTTCATTTATGATCTACCCGCTAGACTTGCAAAGTGCATCAAGTCAGAAGCATATGCTGATGCAGTCAAATTCTACATTGGAGCTATGCCAATTTTTAAGGTCATTGATGCTTGCCTTGTTCATctattttgtatattaattttgttgttaGTACTTAACTTTGCTTTTAtgtcataattttttattcaaaaagttTGACACAGACCATTGCTTTTCTTACCAGGCATATGGAGATTCATCTTTCCAGGACTGTAAAGGAGCATCTGAAGATgcaattattataatattaaaaaacttgCAGGCATGTTTATCTTTGTGTTATGCATGCAAGGTGATTTTTTCTGATAAATTTTTAATGCTTGATGAAATTTTCTTCTCAGGGAAAGCTATTCTCAGATTCTGAATCCATTCAAGCTAGAGCTGAAGCTGCAGTGCTTTTGAAGCAATTAGATTTTCCGGTTTGTATTGAAACTTTCAGATCAGATTTTAAATTAGATTAGAGCTTAAAGCATTAAACACTAGATTAGCTACTGTGCAAGCCATTTTCTATGCATGAAAATACATTAGCAAATAGTTGGAAACTATATCatcctttctttctctctttgaTGTCTtctttaaaatacataaaaaaatttattgtcgATAACCTCTAACATGTGCAGTATATTTATTAATCTTAATGGTAATATTGTTCTCTACAAAAGTTTTATTTGAGTTATATCTATTTGACATAAATACATATGCATGATGCATATCCATAATTGGTGCAGGTGGATAGCTTACAGGCAAAACTCCTTGAAAAGTTAGAGCGATCTCTTGGAGACCTTCAATTGAAAACAAATGAAATTGTGAATGTTTTACGAGAACCTAATGATCCTTCTAAACAAGGAAAAGGTTTTGACTCGATTCCTGGTATAGGTCATGAGGTAACTAAGCATGAAGTAGCATTTTTTTTTTCGTAATTTCTTATATTTGACTTGGTGGGTAAGAACTAGGGTGGATAAAcgaattataaaaagaaaaaataaaattgtatttttttcaaagaaaatgcATGGCTTTTTGAACcatgttaaatttttataatgcACGTTCTTTTGTGAAACTCTTACATTGCCTTGGGAATCTTATGCCATGATCAATGTTTTAAGGTTGATTGTTTTCAATACAAAAGATTATGCATAATGCAACTGGGtgtatgaaatattttatttctgcATTGCAATTCTAACTGTCTATAAAGGCAACTAACCAATAATTTTCTTCACTATTCAATGTGTGCTTGGTACTACACTAGTGACCaaactctttttttgttttttacaaatttctttagagttgaatgcttgttggtTAGAGCTCTATATCTTTGTTAGTGGATCTTTGTTAATGACCAGATGATGTGTTTTCCAAATTATCTCTAATTAAATTAGCCTATATGACACTACTTTTGTGTTTTTAGTTCTTTAACTGTAGTTAAATTAGTCATCTCAAGCATCCCCTAAAATAAAAGGAGGTTGTAGGGAGTAGGAGGGTAGAAAAGTGCCATCTGGACTcatgaagaaccttttcaattaTCTAAAATAGGTCTCTGTCCATGGATTTGCGGAGGCTATTCGTGCTTATCGAGTAATATTTCCGGATTCTGAAagtcaattaattaaacttgCACAAAACTTGGTCATCAAGTAAGCAGCTTCAATAGAATTTCTATTGTTTATAAGAATACGTAGCACGAGAAAGTTCCACTTAAATGTTGCCTTTTTCTTCAGGCACTTTGAAATAACTGAGCAACGTGTAAAGAGACGAATTTCTTCTACCAATTTCCTTGGTGCTCTTCGTAAGTAGTGTGCAtttgctttttctcttttctcttccttCATGATTTTAGCAACGCAGCCCCAAATATTTAACATAACTAATGAAAATGTCTATCATTATTAGCAAATGCACATTCCAACTGTGTTTGCATAAGTCAAATAGTTTATCATCTTATATGACATTTAGAGATGCCTTTGTCATATTATTCTTGATGGAGTACTTGTTTAAAAGATTCCCCAACTGGAACTAAGGATTCTTTTATGTCCATGAGAAGATTGATTCGAGATAAATCACTATTGTTTAATACTGGTGTGAATTCAAACTTATTTATTTCTAAAGTCATTAACATTATTAGTTATTTTGCTTTCATATTAACTTACGCGTTAtaatttttatagtatttttttattcttattttgcaCTTAAATTTATTTAGCCATTTTTTCCCATTGCCAAATCCATTGTAGGGGCTATATGGGATGATGTGCTTCTGATGGATGGAGTCTTAAGTGAGGCTGCGCTATCTAATTTTTCTTTGGAGGTCTTTCTTGAATTTCATATGAAATCATTTTCTTTCTAGTCTTTTGCATTTTTATCTTCTTTAATCTTGAGTAGAAAGATAAGCAGTGTTCATATTGAGGGAGGAATCACCATCTAATGATATTTTGTGGTCTCAGGTTGCTCATGCAACTGTTAAAAAGTATGTTGCCAGCACATTTACTTACCTTCTGCAAGACATATCAGGTTATTTTTTCTATTGATTGTcctgtcaaaaaatattttactctTTTGGAGTTTCAAATCACCCAAAAGATGAAAGCATGGTTTAGATTTTACTATGTGCAGGTTGTTGTTTTTACCCATTTTATGACAGAAGTCTAAATATCTAATCAACTATTCTTCAATCCTAAGAGTATTAGTCCACTTGAATTTTACCTGAAAtgcataaaccctaaaccaagcTTTGCAAAAGCCTATTTATTATCTTCCACTTACAACTGTGGCTATTCTAGAATAGATATCATAGTTATatcattaataattttcaaaagcATGTTCAGTTGGCAGTTGTTTATGGAAAATGGTAGGTTCACTAATGGTTAAACCGAAATGAACTAAGACTCATTTCATAAGCTAAAGattacaaaatgaacaaaagATAGCTAGCTTGCGTCAGCAGCTCCTGCATAGCTTGGTCTTCATGACCTGCTTGCTGTCGAGTGTTTGCTGCATGCTGAACTAACTTCatcactcctccttggtttgcatggTGCAAACACCTAACTTTCTTCTTAAATACTCAAACCTTGTGACATTAAGACCTTTAGTTAGAATGTCAACAAGTTGATCTTCTGAATTGCAGTGAATCAGCTTCATCTCTTgtgcttgctccatttctcgaacaatATGCAACTTAATGctgaaatgctttgttcttccatggaacactggatttttagcaattgcaacagcagattggTTGTCACAAAAGATCTCTGTTGCTTCTCTTTGATGCACATTCAAATCGGCTaagattttccttagccaaatggcttggttcacagcacttgcagctgccacatattctaattcagcagtagattgagccaccagactttgcttcttcgagctccaacaaaacatggctgaaccaaggttaaaagcataccctgaggtgcttttcatgtcatctgtCGAGCCAGCCCAATCACTATCAGTATAGCCAATCAGCTTCAGATTTCCCTCCTTGCTGTACTTCAAACCATAGCTTAAAGTGTCTTTGACATATCTCAGCACTCTCTTTGCAGCTTGACAATGCTTCTCATTGCAACAATGCAAGAATcttgagagcaatcctacagcatacattatgtctggtctagtggcagttaaGTATAGCAAACAACCAACTAGACTTCTGTAGGTAGTTTCACAAACTCTCTCAAAttcaccttggctcgatagtttttctccaacagcaacaggaGTTTTAGTTGCCTTGCTGTTTTCCATGAAGAACTTAgtcagaatctttgtggcaaagcTTTTCTGACTTAGAAATATCCCATTCTGTGCTTGAGTCGCCTCCATTCCAAGGAAATAGGACATCTCCcctagatcagacatttcaaacacctcctgcatcttggtcttgaaatTTACCAACATTGTttgatctcctcctgtcaccagcaggtcatcaacatacagggacACAATGAGCTGTGTTTGTGCCCCTTCcttcttgacatacagtgttggttcactcttgctTCGATCAAATCCCAAGTcagtcaagtagccatcgattctggagtaccaggcccttggagcctatTTTAAGCCATATAGGGCCTTCTTTAGTTTATAGACCATGTGCTCTTTGCCAGCTAtctcaaacccttgtggttgATCAACATAAatgtctt is part of the Gossypium hirsutum isolate 1008001.06 chromosome D11, Gossypium_hirsutum_v2.1, whole genome shotgun sequence genome and encodes:
- the LOC107910936 gene encoding vacuolar protein sorting-associated protein 51 homolog isoform X1, which produces MVDRAKMATDDIPLDDKAKRMRDLLSSFYYPYHGSSPKAHSNYENLDSINSASFDPEHYMNLLVQKSNLEELLRKHVEMAAEIKNLDTDLQMLVYENYNKFISATDAIKWMKSNIVGMEANMEQLLDKIMSVQSRSDRVNTSLFEKREHIEKLHRTRNLLRKVQFIYDLPARLAKCIKSEAYADAVKFYIGAMPIFKAYGDSSFQDCKGASEDAIIIILKNLQGKLFSDSESIQARAEAAVLLKQLDFPVDSLQAKLLEKLERSLGDLQLKTNEIVNVLREPNDPSKQGKGFDSIPGIGHEVSVHGFAEAIRAYRVIFPDSESQLIKLAQNLVIKHFEITEQRVKRRISSTNFLGALRAIWDDVLLMDGVLSEAALSNFSLEVAHATVKKYVASTFTYLLQDISDALLKVKVSPKEAAEEHPLQVALEASKNTVLQGSMDVLLDFRQLLDDELGLLVKLRAFIIDWVQEGFQDFFKSLDGCFLLLSGRKNSSSQDQGFSEGALGEKVLAGLVLVLAQLFVFIEQTAIPRISEEIAVSFSSGGARGHENGHVFVSGEICQLFQLGGEKLLHHYINIRTRRVSTLLRKRFTTPNWVKHKEPREVHMFVDLFLQELKAVDSEVKQILPEGLLRKHQRSDSNGSTNSSRSNALLDDKMSRSNTQKARSQLLETHLAKLFKQKVEIFTKVEYTQESVETTIVKLCLKSLQEYVRLQTFNRSGFQQIQLDIHFLRTLLKENIEAEEAIDFLLDEVIVAASERCLDPIPLEPPILDKLVQVKLAKSKGT
- the LOC107910936 gene encoding vacuolar protein sorting-associated protein 51 homolog isoform X4, whose translation is MVDRAKMATDDIPLDDKAKRMRDLLSSFYYPYHGSSPKAHSNYENLDSINSASFDPEHYMNLLVQKSNLEELLRKHVEMAAEIKNLDTDLQMLVYENYNKFISATDAIKWMKSNIVGMEANMEQLLDKIMSVQSRSDRVNTSLFEKREHIEKLHRTRNLLRKVQFIYDLPARLAKCIKSEAYADAVKFYIGAMPIFKAYGDSSFQDCKGASEDAIIIILKNLQGKLFSDSESIQARAEAAVLLKQLDFPVDSLQAKLLEKLERSLGDLQLKTNEIVNVLREPNDPSKQGKGFDSIPGIGHEVSVHGFAEAIRAYRVIFPDSESQLIKLAQNLVIKHFEITEQRVKRRISSTNFLGALRAIWDDVLLMDGVLSEAALSNFSLEVAHATVKKYVASTFTYLLQDISDALLKVKVSPKEAAEEHPLQVALEASKNTVLQGSMDVLLDFRQLLDDELGLLVKLRAFIIDWVQEGFQDFFKSLDGCFLLLSGRKNSSSQDQGFSEGALGEKVLAGLVLVLAQLFVFIEQTAIPRISEEIAVSFSSGGARGHENGHVFVSGEICQLFQLGGEKLLHHYINIRTRRVSTLLRKRFTTPNWVKHKEPREVHMFVDLFLQELKAVDSEVKQILPEGLLRKHQRSDSNGSTNSSRSNALLDDKMRVS
- the LOC107910936 gene encoding vacuolar protein sorting-associated protein 51 homolog isoform X3, which encodes MVDRAKMATDDIPLDDKAKRMRDLLSSFYYPYHGSSPKAHSNYENLDSINSASFDPEHYMNLLVQKSNLEELLRKHVEMAAEIKNLDTDLQMLVYENYNKFISATDAIKWMKSNIVGMEANMEQLLDKIMSVQSRSDRVNTSLFEKREHIEKLHRTRNLLRKVQFIYDLPARLAKCIKSEAYADAVKFYIGAMPIFKAYGDSSFQDCKGASEDAIIIILKNLQGKLFSDSESIQARAEAAVLLKQLDFPVDSLQAKLLEKLERSLGDLQLKTNEIVNVLREPNDPSKQGKGFDSIPGIGHEVSVHGFAEAIRAYRVIFPDSESQLIKLAQNLVIKHFEITEQRVKRRISSTNFLGALRAIWDDVLLMDGVLSEAALSNFSLEVAHATVKKYVASTFTYLLQDISDALLKVKVSPKEAAEEHPLQVALEASKNTVLQGSMDVLLDFRQLLDDELGLLVKLRAFIIDWVQEGFQDFFKSLDGCFLLLSGRKNSSSQDQGFSEGALGEKVLAGLVLVLAQLFVFIEQTAIPRISEEIAVSFSSGGARGHENGHVFVSGEICQLFQLGGEKLLHHYINIRTRRVSTLLRKRFTTPNWVKHKEPREVHMFVDLFLQEESVETTIVKLCLKSLQEYVRLQTFNRSGFQQIQLDIHFLRTLLKENIEAEEAIDFLLDEVIVAASERCLDPIPLEPPILDKLVQVKLAKSKGT